From one Humulus lupulus chromosome 8, drHumLupu1.1, whole genome shotgun sequence genomic stretch:
- the LOC133793572 gene encoding uncharacterized protein LOC133793572, producing MPGILRGIDTSCAKKYYDWKYDIKEHLTINGPQNRYGGCTDTQWQKAIDFFRRPEITKRSVVNKENRKKLKELSYGGSQSIPALRYKKEELRAYRDTQQTQATDTESSTPVSSSPEDEDIYLVQNVFGKRRGHQKGYGRILNIRDRTPFDFRPSQTRDEELSEMRERLRQLEEHVRTHCITPGSQSAPPPPPDDPDVGAPTQ from the exons atgcctgggatcttgagaggcattgatacttcgtgtgctaaaaagtattatgactggaagtacgatattaaagagcacttaacgattaatgggccacaaaatcgttatggtggttgcacggatacgcagtggcaaaaagcaattgattttttccgtcgcccagaaattacg aaacgttctgtggtcaacaaggaaaatagaaagaaactgaaagagcttagctatggaggttctcagtcaatcccagccttacgctataaaaag gaggaattgcgtgcataccgcgacacacagcagacacaggcaactgatactgagagttccacaccagtttcgagttcgcctgaagatgaagacatatatttggtacaaaatgtcttcggaaaacgacggggccaccaaaaaggatatggacgtatccttaacataagggaccgaactccatttgattttcgtccttcacaaactagagatgaagagttgtctgagatgagagagcgtcttcgacagttagaggagcatgtccggactcattgtatcaccccgggatctcaatctgccccaccaccaccacccgatgatcctgatgttggagcaccgactcagtag